The following are encoded together in the Verrucomicrobiota bacterium genome:
- a CDS encoding PQQ-dependent dehydrogenase, methanol/ethanol family: MTSESHPKLLFFIGLAFLFAGCGSKEKPKPGSVEHIRAVTEAVDDQRLLSANDTPGDWLLHGRNYQEDRFSPLDQIDKNNINELGLAWSINLGTTRGIEATPLVVDGIMFLTGPWSVVYAIDVRKGKIIWIHDPEVPREFGEKACCDVVNRGVALYKGLVIVGTLDGRLVALDAATGKQVWTVITVDQKKAYTITGAPRVFDGKVIIGNGGAEYGVRGFVTVYDAMTGEQLWRFYTVPGNPAEGFENQAMEEAAKTWTGEWWTMGGGGTCWDSMVYDPELDLLYIGVGNGSPWNREIRSPGGGDNLFLSSIVALNPDTGEYVWHYQTTPGDSWDYTATQQITLAELEIEGVLRKVLMQAPKNGFFYVLDRTNGEFISAEPFAYINWATEVDYMTGRPIETSFARYIDQNVRIAPYHGGAHNWHPMAFNPYTGLVYIPAKETSVVRGQPDNFVFNPDPRVFNIGADPSNDKMLRDDEKALQRYGKLLAWDPVKQAEAWSISYDTTASSGVLSTKDLVFQGTAEGLLIAYDAQTGETLWSFPVETGIIAPPITYMVDGIQYLTIAVGWGGVYGIYQTPRTKQINPGTVYTFALGRDEKIPEFPELTSRSLIDLSFEASEEELANGRQIYGAYCGKCHAGGIIPDLKTATRETFELFPMIVGQGAFLGKGMPNFGDRLSDQDILDVKHFILAEALTKRIEQRENN, from the coding sequence GTGACCTCAGAATCCCACCCCAAACTTTTGTTCTTCATCGGCCTGGCATTTTTATTTGCGGGCTGTGGTTCAAAAGAAAAACCGAAGCCAGGTTCAGTGGAACATATCCGGGCTGTGACTGAGGCGGTTGATGATCAGCGGTTATTGTCCGCGAACGACACCCCGGGAGATTGGTTGTTGCATGGCAGGAATTATCAGGAGGATCGGTTTAGTCCGTTAGATCAAATCGATAAGAATAACATCAATGAGTTGGGTCTTGCCTGGAGTATTAATCTCGGCACAACGCGCGGCATTGAAGCGACCCCTTTAGTGGTGGATGGTATCATGTTTTTGACCGGACCCTGGAGCGTGGTTTATGCGATCGATGTGCGGAAAGGAAAAATTATCTGGATCCATGATCCGGAAGTCCCGCGAGAGTTTGGAGAGAAAGCCTGCTGTGATGTGGTGAACCGGGGGGTCGCTCTCTACAAAGGGCTCGTTATTGTCGGCACTCTGGATGGTCGACTGGTAGCTTTGGATGCCGCCACAGGAAAACAAGTGTGGACTGTCATCACGGTGGATCAGAAAAAGGCCTATACCATTACAGGAGCCCCTCGAGTTTTTGATGGAAAAGTAATTATAGGAAACGGTGGTGCCGAGTATGGAGTCCGAGGCTTTGTCACCGTATACGATGCCATGACGGGTGAACAACTTTGGCGATTTTATACGGTACCTGGAAATCCCGCAGAGGGATTCGAGAACCAGGCGATGGAAGAAGCAGCCAAAACCTGGACAGGCGAATGGTGGACCATGGGAGGAGGAGGAACCTGCTGGGATTCCATGGTATATGATCCGGAGCTCGACTTACTCTATATCGGTGTTGGGAATGGATCTCCCTGGAACCGTGAAATCCGTAGTCCGGGTGGGGGAGACAATCTGTTTTTGTCATCTATTGTGGCGTTGAATCCTGATACGGGCGAATATGTCTGGCATTATCAGACAACGCCGGGTGATTCCTGGGATTACACGGCAACGCAGCAAATCACTTTGGCAGAGCTCGAAATCGAAGGAGTTCTACGCAAGGTTTTGATGCAGGCTCCCAAGAATGGTTTTTTCTACGTCCTTGATCGCACCAACGGTGAATTTATTTCCGCTGAACCGTTCGCCTATATTAATTGGGCCACAGAAGTGGACTACATGACAGGTCGGCCGATTGAGACTTCCTTCGCACGGTACATCGACCAGAATGTGCGAATAGCTCCCTACCACGGTGGAGCCCACAACTGGCATCCCATGGCTTTTAATCCTTATACTGGTTTGGTTTACATTCCGGCCAAAGAAACTTCCGTGGTGCGAGGTCAACCCGATAACTTCGTGTTCAATCCTGATCCCCGGGTTTTCAATATTGGTGCCGATCCATCAAATGACAAAATGCTCCGGGACGATGAGAAAGCACTTCAACGTTATGGAAAGTTACTTGCCTGGGATCCGGTAAAACAAGCGGAAGCCTGGAGTATTTCCTACGACACGACCGCGAGTTCCGGCGTGCTGTCTACAAAAGACCTTGTATTTCAGGGTACCGCTGAAGGATTACTCATAGCATATGATGCTCAAACTGGAGAAACCCTGTGGTCTTTTCCGGTAGAGACCGGCATCATTGCCCCGCCCATTACTTACATGGTGGACGGTATTCAGTATCTGACCATCGCAGTTGGCTGGGGTGGGGTATATGGAATTTACCAGACACCCCGAACGAAGCAGATCAATCCAGGAACAGTTTATACATTTGCCCTTGGAAGGGATGAAAAAATTCCCGAATTTCCTGAACTTACTTCGAGATCACTGATTGATCTTTCCTTCGAGGCCAGCGAGGAAGAACTGGCAAACGGGAGGCAGATTTATGGTGCGTACTGTGGAAAATGCCATGCTGGTGGCATCATTCCGGATTTAAAAACCGCTACACGGGAAACCTTTGAGCTTTTTCCTATGATTGTCGGGCAGGGCGCTTTTCTGGGAAAGGGCATGCCAAACTTTGGCGACCGATTATCGGATCAGGATATTCTGGATGTGAAACACTTTATATTGGCCGAGGCGCTGACAAAGCGAATTGAGCAAAGGGAGAATAATTAA
- a CDS encoding sulfatase, which produces MVHRRLICLLLGLALLLASLSAQDQPNIIVFIADDVSWNDFGCYGNTGVRTPHIDALAANGLKFTNAYLTASSCSPSRSSIITGRYPHNNGKAAELHLAIADHLPWLPELLQYEGYYTALSGKNHMKREDGSHEEFWDHEDGGKEPGNQGGEAFWVEVTQERPEDQPFFFWFASSDAHRQWDGDKDWKPDQYGPMTDIADVTVPPFLLDTPETRQDLASYYNEIKRFDYFIGQVVEELKEQDVLDNTLIFVLADNGRPFPRAKTRLHDSGMKTALVAHWPDGIEATGTCDSLVSVIDLAPTIVEVAEGETSETFQGVSMLPLFTDNKAEIRQYAFSEHNWHDYEALGRSVRTRDWLYLENFRSEQAWQGPADSVRSPSHQQLLAAFKEGKLNPVQEDVFIAPRPDKELYQVNEDIYQTNNLAENDSYAGIQKALAGVLQIWMQETGDSNPALITQDEFHKETGERVVANQSYRHETPGESNFASEINRHGPR; this is translated from the coding sequence ATGGTTCATCGAAGATTAATATGCCTTTTGCTTGGTTTGGCCCTTCTCCTTGCCAGTCTTTCCGCTCAAGACCAACCCAACATCATTGTCTTCATCGCTGACGATGTTAGCTGGAATGATTTTGGCTGTTATGGAAACACTGGAGTAAGGACACCCCATATCGACGCACTGGCGGCCAACGGATTGAAATTTACCAACGCTTATTTGACGGCCAGTAGCTGCAGTCCCAGTCGCTCCAGTATTATAACGGGTCGGTACCCTCATAACAATGGAAAGGCTGCAGAGTTGCATCTCGCAATCGCTGATCACCTGCCATGGTTACCGGAGCTCTTACAGTATGAAGGTTATTACACTGCCCTATCCGGTAAGAATCACATGAAGCGTGAGGACGGATCGCACGAAGAATTTTGGGATCATGAGGATGGCGGCAAAGAACCAGGTAATCAGGGTGGGGAAGCTTTTTGGGTCGAAGTCACTCAGGAGCGTCCTGAAGACCAACCGTTCTTTTTCTGGTTTGCATCCAGTGATGCGCATCGGCAGTGGGATGGGGATAAAGACTGGAAGCCGGATCAATATGGTCCCATGACTGATATTGCCGATGTTACTGTGCCACCTTTTCTTTTAGACACTCCGGAAACCCGCCAGGACCTGGCTAGTTATTACAATGAAATAAAGCGCTTCGATTACTTCATCGGGCAAGTAGTCGAAGAATTGAAAGAGCAAGATGTGTTGGATAATACTTTGATTTTTGTACTCGCCGATAACGGACGCCCATTTCCCCGGGCGAAAACACGTTTGCATGATTCAGGCATGAAGACAGCGTTGGTTGCGCACTGGCCAGACGGTATTGAGGCCACCGGTACCTGTGATAGCCTGGTGAGCGTAATCGATTTGGCACCGACTATCGTCGAGGTAGCCGAAGGCGAAACCAGTGAAACGTTTCAAGGTGTCAGCATGTTGCCACTGTTCACCGACAATAAAGCTGAGATTCGGCAGTATGCCTTTTCAGAACACAACTGGCATGACTACGAGGCCTTGGGGCGAAGTGTTAGAACCAGGGATTGGCTATACCTTGAGAATTTTCGCTCTGAACAAGCCTGGCAGGGACCGGCTGACTCCGTGAGGTCGCCCTCGCATCAACAACTTTTGGCGGCCTTTAAGGAAGGTAAGCTAAACCCGGTGCAGGAAGATGTGTTTATCGCTCCGCGTCCCGATAAAGAGCTCTACCAAGTGAATGAAGATATTTACCAGACGAACAACCTTGCGGAAAACGATAGTTATGCAGGAATTCAAAAAGCACTTGCCGGAGTATTGCAGATCTGGATGCAGGAAACCGGAGACTCAAATCCCGCACTCATAACTCAGGATGAATTCCACAAAGAAACCGGTGAACGGGTTGTGGCGAACCAAAGCTACCGACACGAAACACCAGGCGAATCGAATTTCGCATCCGAGATCAATCGGCATGGGCCGCGGTGA
- a CDS encoding DUF488 domain-containing protein, with amino-acid sequence MRISTKRVYESISPEDGFCILVDRLWPRGVSKSDLRGVIWFKEIAPSTELRKEFNHDPDRWDEFKKHYFAELESSPVLVSEFKQLVSKEKILTLLYSARDTQHNQAVALKEYLESSIK; translated from the coding sequence GTGAGAATAAGTACGAAGCGTGTTTATGAGTCGATATCACCGGAAGACGGCTTTTGCATCCTGGTAGATCGCCTTTGGCCGCGTGGTGTTAGTAAGTCTGATCTTAGAGGGGTAATCTGGTTTAAGGAAATTGCACCGAGCACTGAGTTACGCAAAGAGTTCAATCACGACCCGGACCGATGGGATGAATTTAAGAAACATTATTTTGCGGAACTGGAGTCGTCGCCGGTGTTGGTTTCTGAATTTAAGCAATTGGTCTCGAAGGAGAAAATACTTACTCTTCTTTACTCAGCTCGTGATACTCAACATAACCAAGCAGTGGCTTTGAAAGAATACCTGGAGAGCTCGATTAAATAG
- a CDS encoding sulfatase-like hydrolase/transferase has translation MKHFITVFLVLLTWSSAFAASKPNVVIVMTDEHNFRTLGCYRDQMSEDQAFMWGKGVKVDTPNIDALATGGALLTSFYVTSPVCSPSRAAFVTGMYPHLTGVPTNDIPMHGHMVTFADVLGRNGYATSYIGKWHLDGDGKPQWEPERKFGWQDNRFMFNRGHYKKFEETEDGARVDAPAGRDGIPGYQVGEADEESYATDFLMDRTLEFIQKNKGHFDKLTH, from the coding sequence ATGAAACATTTTATTACCGTTTTTCTTGTTCTGTTAACTTGGTCATCCGCCTTTGCAGCCAGCAAACCCAATGTTGTCATCGTCATGACAGACGAGCACAACTTCCGAACACTGGGCTGCTATCGGGATCAGATGTCGGAGGATCAGGCGTTTATGTGGGGGAAGGGTGTGAAGGTAGATACACCAAACATTGATGCTTTGGCCACGGGAGGCGCGCTTCTCACGAGCTTTTATGTGACATCACCGGTGTGTTCACCTTCGCGAGCCGCATTCGTCACTGGTATGTATCCGCATCTGACTGGGGTTCCTACCAACGATATCCCCATGCACGGCCATATGGTTACTTTTGCGGACGTCCTGGGACGAAACGGATATGCAACGAGCTATATCGGGAAATGGCATTTGGATGGTGACGGCAAGCCGCAATGGGAACCTGAGCGTAAGTTCGGTTGGCAAGACAACCGTTTCATGTTCAATCGCGGGCATTATAAAAAGTTTGAAGAAACGGAGGACGGGGCTCGCGTAGATGCCCCGGCTGGAAGAGATGGGATTCCCGGGTACCAAGTGGGCGAAGCCGATGAGGAATCCTATGCGACCGATTTTCTGATGGATCGTACTTTGGAGTTTATCCAAAAGAATAAAGGGCACTTTGATAAATTAACTCATTGA
- a CDS encoding amidohydrolase produces MDDLAKLNQEIVDSLFSFSELGFQEFETQRYLTKLLKKNDFVVEHGVSGIPTAWWAKWGSGKPVIALGTDVDCIPKASQLPGVAYQQAMIDGAPGHGEGHNSGMAVIITAAMAVKDLMKREGLPGTIVIWPGIAEELLAAKAWYARDGLFKEVDAVLFTHVANNMNVSWGNPNGTGLVSVEYTFDGVAAHGAGAPWKGRSALDAVELMNVGWNFRREHLHPLQRSHYVIVDGGDQPNVVPSKATVWYFIREITAEGIRENFATLQKMAEGAALMTDTTISRRIIGTAYPRHFNKPIALAMDENIKAVGLPPWSDDDQIFAKALQEFMKVKKIEGLATKLSGISEPKEDPVSGGSDDIGDVSWNVPTVTLRYPSNVSGMIAHHWSSAMAMATPIAHKGANAGAKVVAATMLDMLQDEQLLKDAWTYFKDVQTAEETYQPFISDDDPPAIEKNVGIMAEFKDRLKEFYYDPSKYETYLEQLGISYPQLKQP; encoded by the coding sequence ATCGATGATCTCGCCAAGCTGAATCAGGAAATTGTCGATAGCCTGTTCTCGTTTTCTGAATTGGGTTTTCAGGAGTTTGAAACCCAACGCTACCTGACGAAGTTGTTAAAGAAAAATGATTTTGTAGTAGAGCACGGAGTATCCGGAATTCCCACTGCCTGGTGGGCGAAGTGGGGGAGTGGCAAACCTGTTATCGCTCTGGGAACGGATGTGGATTGTATCCCGAAGGCTTCGCAATTACCGGGCGTCGCTTATCAACAAGCTATGATCGATGGAGCGCCGGGCCATGGAGAGGGGCACAATTCGGGTATGGCTGTGATTATTACCGCGGCGATGGCCGTAAAGGACCTGATGAAACGAGAAGGTCTGCCCGGGACCATTGTTATATGGCCGGGAATTGCGGAGGAGCTTCTCGCCGCCAAGGCTTGGTATGCGCGTGACGGTTTATTCAAAGAGGTAGATGCGGTTCTATTCACTCACGTAGCTAATAATATGAATGTGAGTTGGGGGAATCCCAACGGGACTGGACTGGTTTCTGTTGAATATACCTTCGACGGGGTTGCGGCTCATGGCGCAGGAGCTCCCTGGAAGGGTCGAAGTGCGTTGGATGCGGTCGAGTTGATGAATGTCGGCTGGAATTTTCGACGTGAACACCTTCATCCACTGCAACGCTCCCATTACGTGATTGTAGACGGTGGCGATCAACCCAATGTCGTGCCTTCCAAAGCAACGGTCTGGTATTTTATTCGTGAAATTACGGCCGAAGGGATTCGTGAAAACTTTGCCACACTACAGAAAATGGCTGAAGGCGCGGCGTTGATGACGGATACGACTATCAGCAGGAGAATCATTGGAACTGCCTACCCGCGCCACTTTAACAAACCCATTGCCCTTGCCATGGATGAAAATATCAAAGCGGTGGGTTTGCCTCCATGGAGCGATGATGATCAGATCTTTGCCAAAGCCCTGCAGGAATTCATGAAGGTAAAGAAAATCGAAGGCTTGGCTACCAAATTGAGTGGAATCAGTGAACCCAAAGAAGATCCAGTGTCTGGTGGCTCCGATGACATAGGTGATGTTTCCTGGAACGTCCCCACAGTAACATTGAGATATCCTTCAAATGTGAGTGGAATGATTGCGCATCACTGGTCCAGTGCTATGGCCATGGCTACTCCAATCGCCCACAAGGGAGCAAATGCCGGGGCAAAGGTTGTTGCCGCTACCATGTTGGATATGTTGCAGGACGAACAGTTACTTAAAGATGCCTGGACCTATTTCAAGGACGTACAAACCGCAGAAGAAACCTATCAGCCTTTTATCTCGGATGACGATCCACCCGCCATCGAAAAAAATGTGGGAATCATGGCTGAGTTCAAAGACCGGCTGAAGGAGTTCTATTACGATCCGTCTAAATACGAAACCTACCTGGAGCAATTGGGGATTAGCTATCCACAACTAAAACAACCTTAG
- a CDS encoding NAD(P)-binding domain-containing protein: MIDTLKVMFGKKVLGPSYPDLPVIDDHAESNIPGLFVIGDISGTALIKMTINQGFKTANEIASRLKGKEDSACDYQVTVIGCGCAGMGSLRQLHKLGINSVGIDARQSFQTIRDFTKGKPLYLEPVSMEFEGGWELKEGTKETLLEQLDQVVTEEQLPIRSYEKIDGIERKDGRFLVTTNKDSFTSQYVILAIGKSGNPRKAGVPGEKENAEKILHRLIDPADYQDQDLLIYGGGDVAMEAAIALAPHNRVTLVTIDKELIFPKKRNIDKLRELEKAGQVSVYLNSALVGVGEKDVGFKTGDEEPQRLPNDTVFEMIGAELPIGFLKQVGIRLESQWTSSRWTWLGITSLVVYTLYAWKKGFWPFPYQFGIKDLPGILSHPSLWYSLLYTFLMTYFGLKAMKRWNLGGKDTYQTYRFASLICFQIISFLGVEVLAAVFLPQHWWRFYAWNNPFPLLFDSFYNWSGSDQAMMQWIIIGIGALITFVVIPISVRWHGKRFCTWICGCGGLAETFGDRWRHLAPKGVRSQKWETVGTIIMFWAFISAGVILFAYGGNTGTAGVWHGLYALIVDFWLVAVIPVALYPFFGGKVWCRMWCPLAKYMQILSKWYGTLQISSNEKCISCTQCSTYCQVGVDVMAFAKNGEAFDNTNSSCIHCGICITVCPMEVLSFDNDARKEKSSAVES, translated from the coding sequence ATGATAGATACGCTTAAAGTCATGTTCGGCAAAAAGGTTCTCGGGCCTTCTTACCCCGATCTTCCTGTGATCGATGACCATGCCGAATCCAATATTCCTGGATTGTTTGTGATAGGCGATATTTCGGGAACCGCATTGATCAAGATGACGATCAATCAAGGTTTCAAAACTGCGAACGAAATTGCCAGCCGGTTAAAAGGAAAAGAAGACTCCGCTTGTGATTATCAGGTTACCGTGATTGGTTGTGGCTGCGCTGGTATGGGAAGCCTGCGTCAACTGCACAAACTTGGAATCAATAGTGTGGGAATCGATGCGCGCCAGTCTTTCCAAACCATTCGAGATTTTACCAAAGGAAAGCCGCTTTATTTGGAACCGGTTAGTATGGAGTTTGAAGGTGGCTGGGAATTGAAGGAGGGAACGAAGGAAACCTTGCTTGAGCAGTTGGACCAGGTTGTAACCGAGGAACAGCTCCCAATTCGAAGCTACGAAAAGATCGATGGCATTGAGCGTAAGGACGGTCGGTTTTTGGTTACCACCAACAAGGACTCTTTTACCAGCCAGTATGTCATTCTCGCGATTGGTAAAAGTGGAAATCCACGTAAAGCGGGCGTACCTGGCGAAAAAGAAAACGCTGAAAAGATTCTTCACCGACTGATCGATCCAGCCGATTATCAAGATCAGGATCTTCTTATTTATGGCGGTGGAGATGTGGCCATGGAGGCAGCGATAGCTCTGGCACCGCACAATCGAGTCACTTTGGTCACTATAGATAAAGAGCTTATTTTTCCTAAGAAACGTAATATCGACAAACTGAGAGAGCTCGAAAAAGCCGGGCAGGTTTCGGTTTATTTGAATTCTGCCTTGGTTGGCGTCGGTGAGAAGGATGTTGGTTTTAAAACGGGTGATGAAGAGCCGCAGCGCCTGCCTAATGATACCGTTTTTGAAATGATCGGTGCCGAACTGCCTATTGGATTTTTAAAACAAGTGGGCATCCGTCTCGAGTCTCAGTGGACAAGTTCGCGGTGGACCTGGCTGGGAATCACCAGTCTTGTTGTATATACCCTTTATGCCTGGAAAAAAGGGTTCTGGCCTTTTCCTTATCAATTCGGAATTAAAGACCTGCCGGGTATATTGTCCCATCCGTCGCTGTGGTATTCGTTATTGTATACCTTCCTCATGACCTATTTCGGATTGAAAGCGATGAAGCGCTGGAATCTTGGTGGAAAGGATACTTATCAGACCTACCGCTTTGCCTCTTTAATTTGTTTTCAAATTATCAGTTTCCTTGGTGTAGAAGTACTGGCTGCTGTTTTTCTTCCACAGCATTGGTGGAGGTTTTACGCCTGGAATAATCCCTTTCCCCTGTTGTTCGATTCCTTTTATAATTGGAGCGGATCCGATCAAGCCATGATGCAATGGATTATCATCGGGATAGGGGCATTGATTACTTTTGTGGTGATACCTATTTCGGTTCGTTGGCATGGAAAGCGGTTTTGTACCTGGATTTGTGGTTGTGGTGGACTTGCCGAAACCTTTGGGGATCGTTGGCGCCACCTGGCACCCAAAGGTGTTCGATCTCAGAAATGGGAAACCGTCGGAACCATCATTATGTTTTGGGCATTTATTTCTGCGGGTGTTATTTTATTTGCCTATGGCGGTAACACCGGAACTGCTGGCGTTTGGCATGGGTTGTATGCGCTCATCGTCGACTTCTGGTTAGTCGCGGTTATCCCTGTCGCGCTGTATCCGTTTTTCGGAGGCAAGGTATGGTGTCGCATGTGGTGCCCTTTGGCCAAATACATGCAAATCCTGTCGAAGTGGTATGGAACCCTTCAAATCAGTTCCAACGAAAAATGTATCAGTTGCACTCAATGCTCCACCTATTGTCAGGTGGGAGTCGATGTCATGGCCTTTGCCAAAAATGGAGAAGCTTTCGATAATACCAATTCATCCTGCATCCATTGCGGAATCTGCATCACGGTTTGTCCGATGGAAGTCCTGAGTTTTGACAACGATGCTCGAAAAGAGAAAAGCTCGGCTGTTGAGTCTTAA
- a CDS encoding DUF6090 family protein: MIRFFRTIRQGLINENKVLKYLKYAIGEILLVMIGILLALSVNNWNEERKVEQQRLKLIKNLESDFQRNLESVEQVIADVEELQSGLETFLENATGDNSDLTVDELKTLAENVRPNNRFEPFLGFYRAAISTGSIALLGDSELNNLLVEFEHHNNRLQYYDSIGVGINFSDSGSFMEISKQLGTLNVLWSSFASTRYIPESYNLSEEEYRKFISRKEVYAHFDLKHRLNRRQPKKS; this comes from the coding sequence ATGATCCGATTCTTCAGAACCATTCGCCAGGGCCTTATCAATGAGAATAAAGTGCTGAAGTATCTTAAGTATGCCATAGGTGAAATCCTGCTGGTGATGATTGGTATCCTGTTGGCCTTATCGGTTAATAATTGGAATGAAGAGAGAAAGGTTGAGCAACAGCGATTGAAGCTCATAAAGAATTTGGAATCGGATTTTCAGAGGAATCTTGAAAGTGTGGAACAGGTCATTGCCGATGTTGAGGAACTTCAATCCGGTCTGGAAACTTTCCTTGAAAATGCCACTGGAGATAACAGCGATTTGACCGTCGATGAGCTTAAAACATTGGCAGAAAATGTCAGGCCGAATAATAGATTCGAGCCATTTCTTGGTTTTTATCGGGCCGCAATATCCACCGGTTCAATAGCACTTCTCGGAGATTCTGAGTTAAATAACTTACTTGTCGAATTTGAGCATCATAACAATCGTTTGCAATATTATGACTCCATTGGAGTTGGAATCAATTTTAGTGATTCAGGTTCATTTATGGAAATTAGTAAGCAATTGGGGACTTTGAATGTTTTGTGGTCAAGTTTTGCGAGTACTCGGTATATTCCCGAGTCATATAACTTGTCGGAGGAAGAATATCGCAAATTTATTTCGCGCAAAGAAGTCTACGCTCATTTCGATTTAAAGCATCGCTTGAATAGGCGACAACCGAAGAAATCCTAG
- a CDS encoding ThuA domain-containing protein yields MKLFKTLGILALGALLASSLSAARHASKPASAGPIKALIITGGCCHNYHYQTSAITEGISKITDVNWTILHEGGTGKDHESEFYSDPNWAKPYDIVIHNECFAQVTNTNYIKQVADGHKNAGVPGIVIHCAMHTYRDIEADDWRKFLGVTSKKHDHQSNYAVKVLKKNHPAMKGTPGDWVTPMDELYIIEKLWPSATALATSKSEKDGNDYPVVWVNDFEGTRVFGTTYGHSDATFGDPVFINLLSHGFLWAAGKE; encoded by the coding sequence ATGAAACTATTTAAAACCCTGGGAATTCTGGCTCTTGGAGCCTTGTTGGCTTCTTCATTATCAGCCGCTCGTCACGCTTCGAAACCGGCCTCAGCTGGACCGATTAAAGCGCTCATTATTACAGGCGGGTGCTGTCACAATTACCACTACCAAACGAGCGCCATAACTGAAGGTATCAGTAAGATTACCGATGTGAATTGGACGATTCTCCATGAAGGAGGAACTGGAAAAGATCACGAGTCGGAGTTTTATTCAGATCCGAATTGGGCGAAGCCTTATGATATTGTAATTCACAACGAGTGTTTTGCTCAAGTTACCAATACCAACTATATTAAGCAAGTAGCGGACGGTCATAAAAATGCCGGTGTGCCGGGAATAGTAATTCATTGTGCGATGCACACCTATCGCGATATCGAAGCCGATGATTGGCGCAAGTTTCTCGGAGTGACCAGTAAAAAGCATGATCACCAGAGTAATTATGCTGTGAAGGTTTTAAAAAAGAATCATCCGGCCATGAAGGGTACGCCTGGCGATTGGGTAACGCCTATGGATGAATTATACATCATTGAAAAACTTTGGCCGAGCGCCACAGCTTTAGCGACGTCGAAAAGTGAAAAGGATGGAAACGACTATCCCGTTGTCTGGGTTAACGATTTTGAGGGTACCCGCGTATTCGGTACGACCTACGGTCATTCAGATGCCACCTTTGGAGATCCTGTTTTCATTAACTTGTTGTCACACGGATTTCTGTGGGCTGCTGGGAAGGAGTAA